One window of Scheffersomyces stipitis CBS 6054 chromosome 1, whole genome shotgun sequence genomic DNA carries:
- the ECM5 gene encoding protein involved in cell wall biogenesis and architecture, with translation MATSYPEEVETAKFPDSPRFFSPNGLPDLKTYQIIRDNKPVQFNGQSANVNYNPYTMPQTKTRASLPLDYYHLPSKITITDLPPEGGIPVFQLDSAQSADPIRFVESVEHVAKSYGAVKIKLPEPEVSIIKNNIQINPDLFWFQTNKLLNNPGTNELTSRLRFHHDLMNFHSSNSSISISTSQDKKRQSVSLHKLPMIDKRPLDLYKLFKSVIIRGGFIEVINKKLWAQIGRELGYRGKIMTSLSSSLKSSYQRILYPYEIFLTQRSVEYFDDLGKAQPVEESEFKKRKIDTPLIVGSAKHFKRSLRSKSQKGFLISSPHLMDPKQPNTFVLKPEEGTKKRNKRAPDIIYSPILPQTQLNYPLKVMLENQAVYEDDSSSKLSSKCASTYSLRQFMEKDLKFQEFIIQHNRTQFSKVSAGTSNSFFHFYDQPNNAPIPDRTIISFEKFEHLYWKYVRNQGVHTILDDGLELENGESLPQSVNGSGFVRIGDDLINYKNSLHSSNVSTPGKTVNSTYTKQLNVLTSTYGVPPEEPQFNSKDYINYVIAAAMHPWNLHNLPFLPNSLLGSLLESDLNNQELTNSRLNIGMTFSTQNWRCEDHFTHLINFQFFGAFRRWFFIPESEFEKFEQLLTKISESDKSRASINNNDWNVDDISSYIGDEENDYDTLTNSLENMINVSRTPRLAHKSPKFQKLIDKKTQSIRLNQDYLITPELLNENGILFTTTIQKPGEMIVKLPKTYSCTISMGFNLSEEVNFATKNWLDYALEAEKWLQSQSILPNFSTFKMLTNLIQLYDSGKNVGFNSEVYERVNSLYDALYQEELELRSQIRKLKIKEINIDEKLFNEIDFLADDDLSSTFPSRIVLVETSSKQRLILSLKGFLNYYNEKSIDINDFTIELHIFYTDEKLKNFSRILNNYSIDYESWLSNYESLMNENSDLTLKTYKSLLNEGERILSAITSANCLTNEVSAHENTQKFSKFMNYIENLRQFISSSNQFIEECQNLLAIKHQQRIRNGNDYQNVSGLNDLISLIDRIPTLNFTCAEVDQILEFKNEIENFDKASRTLLAKKSRSLQEFDDLINLGESFGIEIPSLTFITRVRDRLKWIRVFKLIEKGADPFADKKEVFTLSDLKAFFDEGIKILSEEDASMIEEIEKILAQSEKFDNEITEFLKVEFIENLNLEKLTGIVERFRTQKLFISLDNYNEVSKVHIHSNLITQFQKLQSSSERFTYGDVRQMSNSINEFDLKFNLSIVDSQLSTAENWVNSLWEETKDIRVITTLSKDIDLEHLNTRLTLNTRLIEKLYQLLYKSDFSFSDEDIYENSSSFVTNFAKDDDSANIKFYCICREYEYGTMIECDKCNEWYHLQCVNEEESSNDSEDENYVCPMCKLIESSEVLDDFLKAQLTLERILSIKNEGDQLKVYPSQEMMAIEEIYETVSAHKIKLQKMISDIKEKSDISLELKLDQLRFILRKLFSSGVFIKDVFEEVLSLVRKYTSEVNELARLQSQASIDIPKIENDKQVAVSVSASAGVVETGEGAENLLPEIKESSLSLQADVPRSSIHNANILQRVDFNGNEESIEQIDHAILPEIQKGNINEPKEKAHLEPIATSQEQSISPAITEPKGEIPAIKVEVGTIGLGITTDATIESEIVLCPEQTSVSETPISVATVTQLRPTLEPEQPLLSSKTESVTTEAEKIAIPS, from the exons ATGGCCACATCATATCCTGAAGAAGTGGAGACAGCCAAATTTCCAGACTCTCCCCGTTTTTTCAGCCCCAACGGGTTGCCGGATTTGAAGACTTACCAGATAATTCGAGATAACAAACCTGTTCAGTTCAACGGACAGAGTGCCAATGTCAATTACAATCCTTATACTATGCCTCAGACGAAGACCAGAGCCAGTTTGCCTTTGGATTACTACCATCTTCCCAGCAAGATAACTATAACAGATCTTCCGCCTGAAGGTGGTATTCCCGTATTCCAACTAGATCTGGCCCAAAGCGCAGACCCTATCAGATTCGTAGAAAGCGTAGAACATGTAGCCAAAAGCTATGGAGCTGTTAAGATAAAActtccagaaccagaagttCTGATAATAAAAAACAACATCCAGATCAACCCAGATCTCTTCTGGTTCCAAACCAACAAACTTTTGAACAATCCAGGCACAAACGAGTTGACAAGTAGACTTCGTTTCCACCATGATTTGATGAATTTCCACTCATCCAATTCCTCAATCAGCATATCCACTTCCCAAGA caagaagagACAAAGTGTGTCTTTACACAAACTTCCTATGATAGACAAGAGACCTCTAGATTTGTACAAACTCTTCAAGTCTGTCATTATCCGTGGTGGATTCATCGAGGTGATTAACAAGAAGTTATGGGCtcaaattggaagagaacTCGGATACAGAGGAAAGATCATGACGAGCTTGAGCAGCTCGTTGAAATCTCTGTACCAACGGATATTGTATCCATACGAAATTTTTCTAACTCAAAGATCCGTCGAATACTTTGATGATCTTGGTAAGGCACaaccagtagaagaaaGCGAGTTTAAGAAGCGTAAAATAGATACCCCTTTGATAGTTGGATCAGCTAAGCACTTCAAGCGCTCTCTTAGATCAAAGTCTCAGAAGGGATTTCTCATTAGTTCACCGCATTTAATGGACCCAAAACAGCCTAATACATTTGTATTGAAGCCAGAAGAGGGaaccaagaagagaaacaaaCGTGCTCCAGACATCATCTACTCTCCAATATTACCTCAGACTCAACTCAATTATCCATTGAAGGTAATGCTAGAAAACCAGGCAGTGTATGAAGACGACAGTTCGCTGAAGTTAAGTAGCAAATGTGCTTCAACCTATTCGTTACGCCAGTTTATGGAAAAAGATCTCAAATTCCAAGAGTTTATCATCCAGCACAACCGTACCCAGTTTAGCAAAGTATCTGCTGGAACTTCCAATAGtttctttcatttctaCGATCAGCCTAATAATGCACCTATTCCAGATCGTACCATCATCAgctttgaaaagtttgagCATTTGTACTGGAAATATGTGAGAAATCAAGGAGTTCACACCATTCTTGATGATGGTctagaattggaaaatggCGAAAGTCTCCCCCAGTCTGTGAATGGCTCAGGCTTTGTCAGAATTGGCgacgacttgatcaactacAAGAATAGCCTTCACAGTTCGAACGTCAGCACACCAGGCAAGACTGTAAATTCCACCTACACGAAACAGCTTAACGTTTTGACATCTACGTATGGAGTGCCCCCAGAAGAGCCCCAGTTCAACTCTAAGGACTATATCAACTACGTGATTGCGGCAGCGATGCATCCCTGGAATTTGCACAACCTTCCTTTCTTACCCAACTCATTGTTGGGATCGTTATTGGAGTCAGATTTGAACAATCAGGAGTTGACAAATTCGCGATTGAATATCGGCATGACATTCAGTACTCAGAATTGGAGATGTGAAGATCATTTCACACACTTAATAAACTTTCAGTTCTTTGGGgccttcagaagatggttTTTCATTCCTGAACTGGAGTTTGAGAAGTTTGAACAGTTATTGACGAAGATAAGTGAATCTGACAAAAGCAGAGCcagcatcaacaataacgaCTGGAACGTAGATGATATCAGCTCGTATATTGGTGACGAAGAGAACGACTATGATACCTTAACCAACTCGTTGGAGAACATGATAAATGTCTCCAGGACACCAAGACTCGCACACAAGAGTCCCAAGTTTCAGAAATTGATCGACAAGAAGACGCAGTCTATTAGATTAAATCAGGACTACTTGATTACTCCTGAATTGTTAAATGAAAACGGTATTTTGTTCACGACGACAATACAAAAACCCGGAGAAATGATAGTGAAGCTACCAAAAACGTACTCGTGTACCATTTCTATGGGATTCAATCTtagtgaagaagttaaTTTCGCTACTAAGAATTGGTTAGATTATGCTTtagaagctgaaaaatgGCTTCAATCCcaatcaattcttccaaactTCCTGACTTTTAAGATGTTGACGAATTTGATTCAGCTTTACGATTCAGGAAAGAATGTAGGTTTTAACTCAGAAGTATACGAAAGGGTGAATTCTTTGTACGATGCATTATACCAggaggaattggaattgagaTCACAGATCCGGAAGCTTAAGATAAAGGAAATAAATATCGATGaaaaacttttcaatgaGATAGATTTCCTAGCAGACGACGACctttcttctacatttcCATCTCGAATAGTTCTTGTCGAAACGTCATCAAAGCAGAGACTTATATTGTCTTTAAAGGGATTCTTAAACTATTACAATGAAAAGAGCATTGATATTAATGACTTCACCATCGAATTACACATCTTCTATACGGATGAAAAGCTTAAGAATTTTTCGAGAATATTAAATAACTATTCGATCGATTATGAATCATGGTTATCTAACTACGAAAGTCTCATGAATGAAAATTCTGACTTAACCTTGAAGACTTACAAGAGTTTATTGAACGAAGGAGAAAGAATCCTATCAGCGATAACTTCAGCCAATTGCTTAACCAACGAAGTCCTGGCACATGAAAACACTCAGAAATTCAGTAAGTTCATGAACTACATTGAAAATTTGAGGCAGTTCATATCCAGCTCCAATCAGTTCATTGAAGAGTGCCAGAATCTTCTCGCAATCAAACATCAGCAACGTATTAGAAACGGAAATGATTACCAGAATGTAAGTGGATTGAATGACTTGATTAGTCTCATTGATCGAATTCCAACGTTGAACTTTACCTGCGCTGAAGTTGACCAAATTCTTGAGTTCAAGAATGAGATTGAAAACTTCGACAAAGCTAGTAGAACTTTGTTGGCAAAGAAAAGTAgatctcttcaagagtTTGATGATCTCATTAATTTGGGAGAAAGTTTTGGTATCGAGATTCCATCTTTGACTTTTATTACCAGAGTTAGAGATAGACTAAAATGGATAAGAGTATTTaagttgattgaaaagGGTGCCGATCCTTTTGCAGACAAAAAAGAAGTGTTTACCTTATCAGACTTGAAAGCGTTTTTCGACGAGGGCATCAAGAtactttcagaagaagatgctTCAATGATTGAAGAGATCGAAAAGATTTTGGCacagagtgaaaaatttgataACGAGATTacagaattcttgaaagtGGAATTTATTGAGAACctcaacttggaaaagttgactGGAATTGTAGAAAGATTCAGGACGCAAAAGCTATTCATTAGTTTAGACAACTATAACGAAGTTTCTAAAGTGCATATTCACTCTAATTTGATTACGCAGTTTCAAAAGCTTCAGTCCAGTAGTGAACGATTCACATATGGTGATGTTCGTCAAATGCTGAATTCAATTAATGAGTTTGATTTGAAATTCAATCTCTCTATTGTTGACAGTCAATTATCCACTGCTGAAAACTGGGTAAACTCTCTTTGGGAGGAAACCAAAGACATCAGGGTTATAACTACTTTGAGCAAGGATATTGATTTGGAACATCTTAATACGAGGTTAACGTTGAACACTCGTTTGATTGAGAAGTTATATCAATTGCTCTACAAATCAGATTTCAGCTtttcagatgaagatatttaTGAgaattcatcttcatttgtCACCAACTTTGCGAAAGATGACGATAGCGCTAACATCAAATTTTATTGCATCTGCCGTGAATACGAATATGGAACAATGATAGAGTGTGACAAATGTAATGAATGGTACCATCTTCAATGTGTGAACGAGGAAGAATCTAGTAACGATTCTGAAGACGAGAATTATGTTTGTCCCATGTGCAAGCTTATTGAGTCGTCGGAGGTTTTGGATGATTTTTTGAAGGCACAGCTTACATTGGAAAGAATTTTGTCAATCAAAAATGAAGGTGATCAATTAAAAGTCTACCCAAGTCAAGAGATGATGGCTATTGAAGAGATATACGAAACCGTTCTGGCTCATAAAATTaaattgcaaaagatgATTTCTGACATCAAAGAAAAGTCTGACATTCTGCTTGAGTTGAAACTCGATCAACTTCGATTTATCTTGAGAAAACTCTTTAGTAGTGGAGTTTTTATCAAAGATGTTTTTGAGGAAGTTCTAAGTCTTGTTAGAAAATACACCAGCGAAGTGAACGAGCTTGCACGACTTCAATCGCAGGCTTCCATTGACATTCCAAAGATTGAGAATGATAAGCAGGTGGCTGTAAGTGTAAGTGCAAGTGCAGGTGTTGTAGAGACTGGTGAGGGTGCCGAGAATTTACTACCAGAAATTAAAGAGAGCTCACTTTCATTGCAAGCAGATGTACCACGCTCTAGTATTCATAATGCgaatattcttcaaagagttgatttcaaCGGCAACGAAGAAAGCATAGAACAGATAGACCATGCCATACTTCCAGAAATTCAGAAAGGGAACATTAATGAACCCAAAGAAAAAGCTCATTTGGAGCCTATAGCTACGAGCCAAGAACAGTCGATTTCGCCTGCAATCACTGAACCAAAAGGGGAAATCCCAGCAATAAAAGTGGAAGTGGGGACCATTGGGCTAGGTATCACAACGGATGCAACAATAGAATCAGAAATAGTTCTTTGTCCAGAACAAACATCTGTCTCAGAAACTCCAATATCCGTGGCTACAGTTACGCAACTAAGACCCACCTTGGAACCGGAGCAGCCTCTTTTGCTGTCGAAGACAGAATCTGTAACCacagaagcagaaaagaTAGCCATCCCCTCGTGA
- the ATG8 gene encoding Autophagy-related protein 8 precursor (Autophagy-related ubiquitin-like modifier ATG8): MRSQFKDEHPFEKRQAEATRIAQRFKDRVPVICEKVENSDIPEIDKRKYLVPVDLSVGQFVYVIRKRIKLPSEKAIFIFVNDILPPTAALISTIYEEHKDEDGFLYVLYSGENTFGQKKPLDLSTIDWSDLSDLDLAQK, translated from the exons ATGAGATCCCAATTCAAAGACGAACATCCCTTTG AAAAAAGACAGGCAGAAGCCACCCGTATCGCCCAGAGATTCAAGGACAGGGTCCCTGTGATCTGTGAAAAAGTGGAAAACTCCGACATACCTGAAATCGACAAGCGCAAGTACTTGGTACCTGTTGACTTATCTGTTGGTCAGTTTGTATATGTgatcagaaagagaatcaaGTTGCCAAGCGAAAAGGcaatcttcatctttgtCAACGATATCTTGCCTCCTACTGCCGCTTTGATCAGCACCATTTACGAAGAACACAAGGACGAGGACGGTTTCTTGTACGTGTTGTACTCGGGCGAAAACACATTTGGTCAAAAGAAGCCCTTAGACTTATCCACCATAGACTGGAGCGACTTGAGCGACTTAGATTTGGCACAAAAGTAG
- the RIM1 gene encoding putative telomere binding protein (Single-stranded DNA-binding protein RIM1, mitochondrial precursor (ssDNA-binding protein, mitochondrial)) yields MLRSSLRSFSTSVVRPSFARVSILGTVGNVNFRETKDGVKFINYSLAVDRYAPTEEDGKTTDWFNVSVFDEKQIAAFEKFLKPGVQLLVDADARQRVVADESSDSKYTLTSLKQRHFDVVRYAKRTPTEEEETE; encoded by the coding sequence ATGTTAAGATCTTCCTTGCGCTCATTCTCGACTTCCGTGGTCAGACCTTCTTTTGCCAGAGTGCTGATATTAGGAACTGTGGGTAACGTTAACTTCAGAGAAACCAAAGACGGCgtcaagttcatcaactACTCGCTTGCAGTCGACAGATACGCTcctactgaagaagatggcaaGACCACCGACTGGTTCAACGTTTCGGTTTTTGACGAAAAGCAAATTGCTgcttttgaaaagttcttgaagccTGGTGTTCAATTGTTGGTAGATGCTGATGCCAGACAACGTGTTGTAGCTGACGAAAGCTCGGATTCCAAGTACACCTTGACCAGCTTGAAGCAGAGACACTTTGATGTTGTCAGATATGCCAAGAGAACGCctaccgaagaagaagaaactgaatag